A single genomic interval of Halobacillus halophilus DSM 2266 harbors:
- a CDS encoding amidohydrolase family protein encodes MKIIDAHIHFSDIETFHHTANELSRVDYSGKGLQKEMEEGDVEFAVGMGVTETPEMGFPDHHAASPMGLDLEKELPGRVAVCPGINPYQLGKSGLDALENELKKQQVAGVKIYLGYYPYYAYDAVYQPVYDLAASYDVPVVFHTGDTYSERGLLKYAHPLTLDEVAVLRRDVNFIMAHLGDPWVLTGAELVYKNPNLFADLSGWVVGTNKTLAGKLKDNYFDHVRHALKFCGHYEKLLFGTDWPLVPIKGYAEFIGDFIPSRHVENVFYNNAMRVFPKLTNLR; translated from the coding sequence ATGAAGATCATTGATGCACATATTCACTTTTCAGATATCGAAACGTTCCATCATACGGCAAACGAACTGTCGCGCGTCGATTACTCAGGCAAAGGACTGCAAAAGGAAATGGAAGAGGGAGATGTTGAGTTTGCGGTAGGGATGGGCGTAACGGAAACACCGGAAATGGGGTTCCCAGATCATCATGCCGCCTCTCCCATGGGGCTTGATTTAGAAAAAGAGCTTCCGGGACGCGTGGCCGTCTGTCCTGGAATCAACCCTTACCAATTAGGGAAATCGGGGCTGGATGCTCTCGAAAATGAACTTAAGAAGCAGCAGGTCGCAGGAGTGAAAATATACCTGGGCTACTATCCGTACTATGCGTATGATGCTGTTTATCAGCCAGTCTATGATTTAGCCGCGTCTTATGACGTACCGGTTGTATTTCATACGGGAGATACGTATTCCGAACGCGGGTTATTAAAATATGCCCATCCGCTCACGCTTGATGAGGTGGCGGTTTTACGGCGCGACGTGAATTTTATCATGGCGCACTTAGGCGATCCTTGGGTTCTGACCGGAGCGGAATTGGTTTATAAAAATCCGAATTTATTTGCGGATTTGTCTGGCTGGGTCGTTGGTACAAACAAAACTCTCGCCGGAAAATTGAAAGATAACTACTTTGATCACGTTCGGCATGCCTTAAAATTTTGCGGGCATTATGAAAAATTACTATTCGGAACGGATTGGCCGTTAGTTCCGATCAAAGGGTATGCGGAGTTTATCGGTGACTTTATACCGTCCAGGCATGTAGAGAATGTATTCTACAACAATGCGATGAGGGTCTTTCCGAAGCTTACAAACCTGCGATAA
- a CDS encoding PIG-L deacetylase family protein, with product MKRQILKLARPVLSPANHMVISRYYKADRPLNDVTEQRVLLFAPHVDDETIGAGGTLMKHAASGAETHVAFLTDGSGSQSTGAADEIVAARKKEAQKVKELLNLTSIDFFDEKDGQLTSDKRTRAWIKGKIETVQPEVIYAPVFVDCHADHIATAQLVRDTLEEMGREDITIRLYEINTLLPKEEVNCIVDISPYVSRKKEAIDVFQSQAIDFDGFQRLEKLKRHLVAGSVEASVEAVETFLELTPAELRSRFDRVQGKYTYSEHFKQVNKEVTLLYAMYKNLTFKRQVYAESRK from the coding sequence ATGAAGCGACAAATTCTCAAACTAGCGCGGCCCGTTCTATCTCCCGCGAATCATATGGTCATCAGCCGCTATTATAAGGCCGACAGACCATTGAACGATGTAACCGAACAGCGCGTGCTGCTGTTTGCACCGCACGTGGATGATGAAACGATTGGAGCTGGCGGCACGTTAATGAAACATGCCGCCAGTGGAGCAGAGACGCACGTAGCTTTCTTAACAGATGGCTCTGGAAGCCAAAGTACGGGCGCGGCCGATGAGATAGTGGCAGCCCGTAAGAAGGAAGCACAGAAAGTGAAGGAACTGCTTAACCTAACTTCCATCGACTTCTTCGATGAAAAAGATGGACAGCTGACGAGTGACAAACGGACAAGAGCATGGATCAAAGGGAAGATTGAAACGGTCCAGCCTGAAGTGATCTATGCCCCCGTATTCGTTGACTGTCATGCGGACCACATCGCAACCGCCCAGCTCGTCCGCGATACGCTTGAGGAAATGGGACGGGAAGACATCACGATCCGCTTGTATGAGATTAATACATTGCTGCCTAAGGAAGAAGTGAACTGCATCGTGGATATTTCCCCGTATGTCAGCCGGAAGAAGGAAGCGATTGATGTGTTCCAATCTCAGGCCATCGATTTTGACGGCTTTCAGAGACTGGAGAAGTTGAAGCGTCATTTGGTGGCCGGTTCGGTAGAAGCCTCGGTAGAAGCCGTCGAAACGTTCCTTGAATTAACACCGGCAGAGCTTCGCAGCCGCTTCGACCGGGTTCAGGGTAAATATACGTACAGCGAGCATTTCAAACAGGTGAACAAAGAAGTGACCCTGCTCTATGCGATGTACAAGAATTTAACGTTTAAGCGGCAGGTATATGCAGAAAGCCGTAAATAG
- a CDS encoding GNAT family N-acetyltransferase: protein MNVRKYHPKDLNQVQTLFQKTFKQERSYELWNWKFKHNPKSDSPFILVWEENDTIQGHISLWVTEAYLSGEKSTIGLRVDTMVDPDARGKGIYKQLNEALLREASDAGIDYLYGFPAPKAKELFIRYTDAVHLTDMPRWMYVQRPVSVLASKFAPLKLLRPLDLAYAKWKNPYKPTSSSLHWKNITECGPEFDDLAQETRHIAPALVVRDAAYLNWRYLSHPENEYEIHAVYREEILQGYVVTKITTSSGFKNGLIVDMLANEEEIWEALLQKSFDVLKQTDVIQTWALAHTPLAAHLKNNGFTHKDSPMPLVGKEINESLRFLNQSSKWYITPGDVDSY from the coding sequence ATGAACGTAAGGAAATACCACCCAAAAGATTTGAATCAGGTCCAAACCCTTTTCCAAAAGACGTTCAAGCAGGAACGTTCCTATGAGTTATGGAATTGGAAATTTAAACACAACCCTAAATCTGACTCTCCCTTTATTCTAGTCTGGGAAGAGAACGATACGATACAGGGCCATATCAGTTTGTGGGTGACCGAGGCTTATCTATCCGGTGAAAAATCAACCATCGGCCTGCGCGTCGATACGATGGTGGATCCGGATGCACGCGGCAAAGGCATTTATAAACAACTGAATGAAGCCCTTTTGAGAGAAGCAAGCGATGCTGGAATCGATTACTTGTACGGATTCCCCGCTCCAAAAGCGAAGGAATTATTTATTCGATACACAGATGCTGTTCACCTGACAGACATGCCCCGCTGGATGTACGTTCAGCGGCCTGTCTCCGTACTCGCCTCTAAATTCGCGCCGCTGAAACTGCTCAGGCCGCTTGATCTGGCGTATGCAAAGTGGAAAAATCCGTATAAGCCAACCTCCTCTTCGCTTCATTGGAAAAACATCACGGAGTGTGGTCCGGAATTTGACGATCTTGCACAGGAAACACGTCACATCGCCCCTGCTCTTGTAGTAAGAGATGCTGCTTATTTGAATTGGCGCTACCTGTCCCATCCCGAAAACGAATATGAAATTCATGCGGTATATCGCGAAGAAATACTCCAGGGGTACGTGGTAACGAAAATCACCACAAGCAGCGGATTTAAAAATGGGTTAATTGTCGATATGCTTGCGAATGAGGAAGAGATTTGGGAAGCGCTGCTGCAGAAGAGCTTTGATGTGCTCAAACAGACCGACGTCATCCAGACATGGGCGCTCGCCCACACCCCTCTCGCGGCCCACCTGAAGAACAATGGATTTACTCATAAAGACAGCCCAATGCCTTTAGTAGGTAAAGAGATCAATGAATCCCTCCGCTTCTTAAATCAATCGAGCAAGTGGTACATTACCCCAGGCGACGTGGATTCGTATTAA